The Euphorbia lathyris chromosome 3, ddEupLath1.1, whole genome shotgun sequence genome contains a region encoding:
- the LOC136221627 gene encoding lysine-specific demethylase JMJ32, with the protein MEEIERLWEEVREVSLGTSSSIERLDSAPSPLQFLRNFVSLNKPCIISNAISHWPALSLWPNHSYLSDSLSNSSVSLHLTPHGRADSLVSTSSHSLCFATSHVQRLPFPLALRALLNSKPGQFVAYLQHQNDCFTSEYSTALGSDCDSHIAFATEALGSLPEAVNLWIGNHFSETSFHKDHYENLYAVVSGQKHFLLLPPTDVHRLYIRNYPAAQYSYSQENGEFKLEMDEPTRYVPWCSVNPYPSPETKETEIAKFPLYFNGPKPFHCTVKAGELLYLPSMWFHHVRQSPDEKGCTIAINYWYDMQFDIKYAYFNFLQSIHYKLPSTQIRTGNSKSHVSVCNMGDKSYSTASVSEVMGSNQDNEDE; encoded by the exons ATGGAGGAAATAGAGAGGCTGTGGGAGGAAGTGAGAGAGGTGAGTTTAGGAACTTCATCGTCAATAGAACGTTTAGATTCAGCTCCTTCTCCACTTCAATTCCTCAGAAACTTTGTTTCTCTAAACAAACCTTGTATTATCTCCAACGCCATTTCTCATTGGCCAGCCCTTTCTCTTTGGCCCAATCACTCTTACCTCTCCGATTCCCTTTCCAACTCCTCCGTCTCTCTCCACCTCACTCCTCACGGCCGAGCTGATTCCCTCGTCTCCACTTCCTCTCATTCTCTTTGCTTTGCCACTTCTCATGTTCAACGCCTTCCTTTTCCCCTCGCTCTCCGTGCGCTTCTCAATAGTAAACCCGGTCAATTCGTTGCTTACCTGCAGCACCAAAATGATTGTTTCACCTCCGAGTATTCGACAGCGCTTGGTTCTGACTGCGACTCTCATATTGCCTTTGCCACGGAGGCACTCGGCTCTTTACCGGAGGCTGTGAATTTATGGATTGGTAATCATTTCTCTGAGACCTCTTTCCACAAGGATCATTATGAGAACTTATATGCTGTCGTTTCTGGACAGAAGCATTTCTTGTTACTTCCTCCTACTGATGTCCACCGCTTGTATATTCGCAATTACCCTGCTGCCCAATATTCCTATTCTCAG GAGAATGGAGAGTTTAAATTGGAAATGGATGAGCCAACTAGGTATGTGCCATGGTGCAGTGTGAATCCTTACCCTTCCCCTGAGACTAAGGAAACCGAAATTGCTAAATTTCCTCTCTATTTTAACGGTCCAAAGCCATTTCATTGTACTGTCAAAGCTGGAGAACTTCTTTACTT GCCAAGTATGTGGTTTCATCATGTACGGCAGAGTCCAGATGAGAAAGGGTGCACTATTGCCATAAACTATT GGTATGATATGCAATTTGATATCAAGTATGCTTATTTTAACTTCTTGCAATCAATTCATTATAAATTACCATCTACTCAAATCAGAACTGGGAATTCAAAATCACATGTATCAGTGTGCAACATGGGAGACAAATCATATAGCACTGCATCTGTATCAGAGGTAATGGGATCCAACCAAGATAATGAAGATGAATGA